ATGATGAAATTAATGCACTGCACAGCGCTCTAAATGATGTTTTCAAACCCATTAAAACATATGATTTCCATCCACAGATAGTATCTGGAAAAAAAGACGATGTTTTACCTCTTGATCTTCAGATGTATTCAGAATATGATAAAAAAAGATACGAAACCTACAATGAAGCTTCTGATGAATTCTACAGTAGCATAATTGGTGAAGATATTGTACAGGTACACGATGAAGTATGGTCTGGAGAAGTTGGTAAATTTGAGAAAAGACTAGCAATACAGTTGGCAACTCTTGAAAAATTCAATAAAACTGTAAAAGATTCCAAGATAAAGGGCGAAGCAATATATTCCAATTATCAAAATATACAAAATATTATAAATATTATAAATGAGGCTAGAGAGAAACATTCATGGCTTGAAATCATTTCAATCATAAAAAAAGCTAAAAAAGCTAAAACTGAAGGATTGGAAATCATTGAATCAATAGATAAAATGGGCGTTTTAACATTAAACCTTGATGGAATCATAGTTAATATTGATACGGGATTAGGCATTCCTGAAAATGCAGAAGTATATTATAATAAGGGTAAAAAAGCTAAAAAGAAAATTAAAGGAGTTAATATTGCTATTGCTAAGACTGAAGAGGAAATTAAAAAAGCAAAAGGTAAGCGAGAAATAGAAATGGAAAAGGTTTTAGTACCTCAGAAACGGGTTAAAAAGGATCTTAAATGGTATGAAAAGCTAAGATGGTTTTTAACATCTGATGGTTTGATGGTTATTGGTGGCAGGGATGCAACAACCAATGAAATGGTTGTTAAGAAACATATGGAAAACCGTGATATCTATTTCCATTCAGATATACATGGTGCTGCATCCATTATTCTTAAGGCAGGTAAAGATGAAATTCCAGAATCAAGTATTAACCAAGCTGCTGCATTTGCAGCATGTTTCTCGAGTGCATGGGCTAAAGGCTTAGGTTCTGCTGATGTTTACTGGGTTCATCCCGAACAGGTATCAAAAACACCACAATCAGGTGAATTTGTTACTAAAGGGGCTTTCATAATACGAGGATCACGAAACTATATCCGAGGACTTCCATTAACACTAGCAATTGGTAAAGTAGATTACGAAGGAGAAAGAATAATGGCAGGACCTCCGGAAGCAGTATCTAAATATACTGAAAATTTTTCATCTATTAAACCGGGTTATACTAAAAAAGAAGAGATAGCAATGCAGATAAAAAATAAGATAGATACAGATAAAATGTTCATAATTGAAGATGTTGTCCGTGTTTTACCTTCTGGAAAATGTGATTTTGTAGATAAAAAGGGTTCCAAAAGAAAAAGGAGATAATATCTTCATTGATTAATATTTTAAAAATAAATTTGTTGGAGAAAATTACATCTTCTCTTTATCTTTCATTTGTTTTTTTAGAAGAAAATTAATGTCTATAACGTACATTCCTTCTTGATCAGAAATAATTATAGAGTCATCCTCTAATAAAGAAGGTAAATTTAGCTCGTATATACCATGTTCTTTTATCATTATGGTTTCGATTGAGTCTCCCTTTATCTCTTGTATTTCTGGTTTTTTTCCCTTTTGATGGAATTCAAAGAATTTACTACCACACTCAGGACATCCTTTAAGGATTACTTCCTCTGAGTTGATTGTAAACTCTGATCCACATTTAATGCAACGATGCACCTGAATCACCGAGGTTGGCAATCATGGACAGGAAGTTTGATCTCTTCTTGACTGCCTTCATTACATTTGCAGGACCAATAATTGTTATTCCTATTGTTTTCTTTTTTGAAAGCCCAAAAAATGAAGATTTGTCCTTTTCTAGGGTGTATATATCAATTCCCATGAAATTTTCAACATCAATTTCACGCATTGTAGTTTCAATAAGTTCTGCCTCTTCTCCAGGAGTGAGACCACCCTCTATAACTACCAAATCACCGTCTTTAACCTTATCAACTATCATGGAAATTTTTTCCATACTTGTTCGGGTTTTTAGTGCATCCGATGATAGAAAATCCATTTTTAGAGCATTTGGTTCTGTATTATCCATTTTAAAACCCCTAATTAATTAAATTTATCAACCATTGCCTGATAAAGATCGGCTGTATTTTCTCCGTGTAATGCTGAAACTGGTACAACTGTGTGTTGTGGAA
This sequence is a window from Methanobacterium sp. SMA-27. Protein-coding genes within it:
- the rqcH gene encoding ribosome rescue protein RqcH, with product MKAMSNVDIYAICKELGELLKDARVQKAYQPTKDTVLIRFHVPSKGRVDVIFQAGLRVHTTQYPPQNPKVPPNFPMLLRKYIKGGRVTGVSQHNFDRIMRIDIQKEHKFSLVIELFAKGNIILLDEDDQIILPLKRKLWQDRKISSKEEYKYPPERGINPLEIEKDQLKEIFQNSDRDIIRTLAGNGLGGLYAEEIILRSNVDKKKMASEVTDDEINALHSALNDVFKPIKTYDFHPQIVSGKKDDVLPLDLQMYSEYDKKRYETYNEASDEFYSSIIGEDIVQVHDEVWSGEVGKFEKRLAIQLATLEKFNKTVKDSKIKGEAIYSNYQNIQNIINIINEAREKHSWLEIISIIKKAKKAKTEGLEIIESIDKMGVLTLNLDGIIVNIDTGLGIPENAEVYYNKGKKAKKKIKGVNIAIAKTEEEIKKAKGKREIEMEKVLVPQKRVKKDLKWYEKLRWFLTSDGLMVIGGRDATTNEMVVKKHMENRDIYFHSDIHGAASIILKAGKDEIPESSINQAAAFAACFSSAWAKGLGSADVYWVHPEQVSKTPQSGEFVTKGAFIIRGSRNYIRGLPLTLAIGKVDYEGERIMAGPPEAVSKYTENFSSIKPGYTKKEEIAMQIKNKIDTDKMFIIEDVVRVLPSGKCDFVDKKGSKRKRR
- a CDS encoding Zn-ribbon domain-containing protein, encoding MHRCIKCGSEFTINSEEVILKGCPECGSKFFEFHQKGKKPEIQEIKGDSIETIMIKEHGIYELNLPSLLEDDSIIISDQEGMYVIDINFLLKKQMKDKEKM
- a CDS encoding DUF2073 domain-containing protein — protein: MDNTEPNALKMDFLSSDALKTRTSMEKISMIVDKVKDGDLVVIEGGLTPGEEAELIETTMREIDVENFMGIDIYTLEKDKSSFFGLSKKKTIGITIIGPANVMKAVKKRSNFLSMIANLGDSGASLH